A single Aspergillus chevalieri M1 DNA, chromosome 3, nearly complete sequence DNA region contains:
- a CDS encoding lytic polysaccharide monooxygenase auxiliary activity family 9 protein (CAZy:AA9;~COG:G;~EggNog:ENOG410PNFI;~InterPro:IPR005103;~PFAM:PF03443;~SECRETED:SignalP(1-25)), with the protein MSVTKIASLLLGSAAMVAGHGYVSGAVVDGQYYGGYIVTSYAYTDNPPETIGWSTKATDLGFVSPSSFSDPDIICHKNAQPGAISASVAAGKDVELQWTEWPESHHGPVITYLANCNGDCSEVDKTSLEFFKIDQKGLIDDSDVPGTWATDNLISNNNSYTITIPSDIAAGNYVLRHEIIALHSAGNEDGAQSYPQCLNLKVTGGGSASPSGTLGTKLYNEDDPGILVNIYQQLDSYDIPGPALYSGASSSSNSGSSSSSASATSVAASSASSSQTSATPASQVKAQASSSTPSASSVATSGSLSDYFSSLSAEEFLNVISETLSWLVTDKVHARDLSTA; encoded by the coding sequence ATGTCTGTCACCAAGATTGCTAGTCTTCTTCTTGGCTCGGCCGCTATGGTCGCCGGTCATGGTTATGTCTCCGGTGCCGTTGTGGATGGCCAATACTACGGAGGATACATCGTCACCTCCTACGCTTACACCGACAACCCCCCGGAGACCATTGGATGGTCGACCAAAGCCACTGACTTGGGCTTCGTCTCTCCTAGCTCCTTCTCTGATCCAGACATTATCTGTCATAAGAATGCGCAACCCGGTGCCATCTCTGCTTCTGTGGCAGCTGGTAAGGACGTTGAGCTGCAGTGGACTGAATGGCCGGAGAGCCACCATGGCCCTGTCATCACCTACTTGGCCAACTGCAACGGTGACTGCTCTGAGGTCGACAAAACCTCTCTCGAATTTTTCAAGATCGATCAGAAGGGTCTCATCGATGACAGCGATGTCCCTGGCACATGGGCTACCGACAACCTGATATCCAACAATAACAGCtacaccatcaccatcccCAGCGACATTGCCGCCGGTAACTATGTCCTCCGTCACGAAATCATTGCTCTGCACTCCGCTGGCAACGAGGATGGTGCCCAGAGCTACCCCCAGTGTCTCAACCTCAAGGTTACTGGTGGTGGCAGCGCTTCTCCCTCGGGTACTCTTGGTACCAAGCTATACAACGAGGATGACCCCGGTATTCTTGTCAACATCTACCAGCAGCTTGACTCCTACGACATCCCCGGCCCTGCTCTGTACTCTGGcgcttcctcgtcctccaaCTCTGGCTCATCTTCCAGCAGTGCTTCGGCCACTTCTGTCGCTGCTTCCTCTGCTTCGTCCTCTCAGACATCCGCCACCCCTGCTTCCCAGGTCAAGGCCCAGGCCTCTAGTTCAACTCCTAGCGCTTCGTCCGTTGCCACTTCTGGCAGCTTGTCTGACTATTTCAGCTCTCTGAGCGCTGAGGAGTTCCTCAACGTTATCAGCGAGACTTTGTCTTGGTTGGTCACTGACAAGGTCCACGCTCGTGACTTGTCGACCGCATAA